The Rhodobacter sp. CZR27 genome includes a window with the following:
- the cobS gene encoding adenosylcobinamide-GDP ribazoletransferase, with translation MKDRLSHWLADVQLALALLTRLPLPARSLPDRGARAAWAWPLSGVAVGGLAAAVAVLALGVGLPATVAAALALGMQALATGAMHEDGLADTADGLWGGWTRERRLEIMKDSRSGSYGVAALVLVGLVRWSALAAVLEAGSWGAVVAAAVLSRVPMVVLMAWLPNARGAGLSQSLGRPDRRQALVAAGVGLGVALAFGGPEALVMAAAGAAAAGILGLVAQAKIGGQTGDILGASQQLSEAAALVAAAA, from the coding sequence GTGAAAGACAGGCTGTCGCATTGGCTGGCGGACGTGCAACTGGCCCTTGCGCTGCTGACGCGGCTGCCGCTGCCTGCCCGGTCCCTGCCCGATCGCGGCGCACGGGCCGCCTGGGCCTGGCCGCTGTCGGGCGTGGCGGTGGGGGGGCTGGCCGCCGCGGTGGCCGTCCTCGCGCTGGGGGTGGGCCTGCCGGCCACGGTGGCCGCGGCCCTCGCCCTCGGGATGCAGGCGCTTGCCACGGGGGCCATGCACGAGGATGGCCTGGCCGACACGGCCGACGGCCTCTGGGGCGGCTGGACGCGCGAGCGGCGGCTGGAGATCATGAAGGACAGCCGTTCGGGCAGCTACGGCGTGGCGGCGCTGGTGCTGGTCGGGCTGGTGCGCTGGTCGGCCCTCGCGGCCGTGCTGGAAGCGGGCAGCTGGGGGGCGGTCGTCGCCGCGGCGGTGCTGTCGCGGGTGCCAATGGTGGTGCTGATGGCGTGGCTGCCCAACGCGCGGGGGGCCGGGCTCTCGCAGTCGCTCGGCCGGCCCGACCGGCGGCAGGCCCTTGTCGCCGCGGGCGTAGGGCTGGGCGTCGCGCTGGCCTTCGGAGGGCCGGAGGCTCTTGTCATGGCTGCAGCCGGCGCCGCGGCGGCGGGCATCCTGGGGCTGGTGGCACAGGCGAAGATCGGCGGGCAGACCGGCGACATCCTCGGCGCCTCGCAGCAGCTGTCGGAAGCGGCCGCGCTGGTCGCAGCGGCAGCCTGA